The sequence below is a genomic window from Plasmodium cynomolgi strain B DNA, chromosome 4, whole genome shotgun sequence.
TCATCTGAACTTAAAAAGAAGCGGTACAATTCCTGCATCTCTTGTTCATTtatccttttaaaaatgttataagacaataaaataattttcatttttttcttcacatctaGCAAATGTGTATTCTGCTTCATGTGTTCAACTAGCCAATTGAACAGTTCATAATTGTACAATTTGATTCGGTGGAAAATTTGGACATaaaggaacaaattgttaacaCTCAagtcctttttgttttcttccaacATGATTAAACACAAGGCATATAGATTTACAAACCTCACAGTGGATGCCGATAGAGAGAGGATTAATTTATGTAGGAGTAGCTTCAAGTGGGGGGTTCCCAAAttctgttccattttttttcttacctttTCGCTTACTTCATCCCAGTATATTTCAAACTTCCGTTGCTCCTCCTTTGGTGTAGAACCCACAGAGAGGTATTCTACCATCGGTAGGTGGCTATCACACATGTCGTAACTGCCGCTATACGTGTGCATCTCCTTGTGAGTGCTCTCACTGTTTAGCAAGTGGACGTACATGTGTTGTCCGTCCTTCAGAGAGGtatcctcctccttttcagtGTAATTAAAGCACACCACATATTTGTAGACGCATCTGTTGAACGTTTTTAAGATACTTGACACTGCCTTTAGGGAATCAATTTGATTGTCTAACGATTGTGGTTCTTCCGATCTTCTGAATCGAtcaagtaaaaaatgaaagaagttACAATTTAGGTAATTACAAAGTAGGCAGCTCTTTATAATGTTCGTTGTTTGGAAGAGGTTAAACGTGTTGTCTGTTTTGTCCCTGGGGGGGTgatcttcccatttgggttGATCAAACAGGTTAGAATCTACAGAACCAGATTTCCCCTGACTTAAccgtttttcctcctttctaCATTGTTCCATGTACAAATTTGTGTCCATGATGtgactagccaaaatgtcAAACAAGTCCTCCACGTTATCGGGCCTAAACTTGGAGAACCCATAAAACACATTCGTTAGGTGCACCGAGTTGTAGAATCTGTAATTCTGCATTACAACCATTTTCAGCTTTCTCCAGAGCTCCTCATTGTACACGTTTAGATTGGCCAGGTAGAGAAGAAGAGACGGGGTTAGGAAGTAACTCTCGTCTCtcactttttcatttagaATTTGCACGACGCATTGAAGGAtctgcttattttttatctttagtTTGTGCATGGCTCCGAGGAGACGGAGGATATCCTCCAGGCGCACCTTCCCCTTAAGGAGGATCTTCACCAGTTTGTTCTGTTGTCCAGCTGGTTCCGAAAAGACGTTGCTTATGGTTTCTTCAAGGTGGTGACTCCTACTAGTAGGAGCTTCTCCTTCCCTAAATGAATTTGAAGCTCCACCACTCGCGTACACGTGGAGGACGCTGGAGAAGGCTCTCGCGTTCAACTTCTTTACGGGGGTTCCCTCCAAAATTCTGCCATTAATTTCGTTTACCACATTATCGTACTTTTCGATCCTGTGTAACTTTTGGATGATGTGCAGGAGGAGACTCCGTTGGCTATTTGTCAGTCGGTCCATCCTCTTCGATAGGGTGTCTATAAGAGTATCCACTACGTCATCATCTGTGTGTgtttcttttgcttcttccctttcgtgGTTCCCCCTAACGGTGCCACGACGCAGGATGACCTTAACGATGTGTTGACTCTTACTCAAACCTAGCAAtaggagaaacaaattttttgtacttaCAAGgtggaagttttttttttctctacctACTTCGATTAAGTAATGCTTCCAtacgttttcatttttcacgcCATTCTTGCTTAGGTAgaagatttttttacacaagtTGTTCGCTGCGTTCAGTTCTGGATTCACCTGTTGGCTCTCTTCC
It includes:
- a CDS encoding hypothetical protein (putative), producing the protein MRAAKRGSPQEESQQVNPELNAANNLCKKIFYLSKNGVKNENVWKHYLIEVGLSKSQHIVKVILRRGTVRGNHEREEAKETHTDDDVVDTLIDTLSKRMDRLTNSQRSLLLHIIQKLHRIEKYDNVVNEINGRILEGTPVKKLNARAFSSVLHVYASGGASNSFREGEAPTSRSHHLEETISNVFSEPAGQQNKLVKILLKGKVRLEDILRLLGAMHKLKIKNKQILQCVVQILNEKVRDESYFLTPSLLLYLANLNVYNEELWRKLKMVVMQNYRFYNSVHLTNVFYGFSKFRPDNVEDLFDILASHIMDTNLYMEQCRKEEKRLSQGKSGSVDSNLFDQPKWEDHPPRDKTDNTFNLFQTTNIIKSCLLCNYLNCNFFHFLLDRFRRSEEPQSLDNQIDSLKAVSSILKTFNRCVYKYVVCFNYTEKEEDTSLKDGQHMYVHLLNSESTHKEMHTYSGSYDMCDSHLPMVEYLSVGSTPKEEQRKFEIYWDEVSEKVRKKMEQNLGTPHLKLLLHKLILSLSASTVRFVNLYALCLIMLEENKKDLSVNNLFLYVQIFHRIKLYNYELFNWLVEHMKQNTHLLDVKKKMKIILLSYNIFKRINEQEMQELYRFFLSSDDSSFSRKEEAISADAPPMWEIPAEINMRGNMVDLDRISWWTTPNGEHDEIGSFTNGGDDSVGRSFPVGEKNPHRKNPLMGENQKDPSFALPSKVNLFSKIEKTDTLPCHLQFTDYINFLLILIHNWKGDANGRFDLLSLISKGANDIVKIGQMDATLDEHTKRLEENLHRERGTIVKLFQKLDRFSRRGPHTEEADKVGSLHGLRSDCSLQMEYLLQFIKAISEEVHDDIVRALEGRVSQMGSQMGSQMGSQMGSQMGSQMGSQMGSQMGSQMGSQMGSQMGSQMGGQMGVRCAPLKSPFELKEEDLQFLNLSRGGKGSPRASPPTVHNNKTINRYMYGSVRDTVDLLRQSFHLHKCSNVGGVSSKNSRNYLNGMESFYKINRFLIADVAYIFEKGEEKLFHFLLFYPYELKKTVVRKCENRIFLKQECDESLLICTEVIFFYNFLRKNFPNPFFFSLVDTTPFVKFCRSTSGDALVRGIPDGDRVMREATRLLETISNA